The Streptomyces sp. A2-16 sequence TCTCCCCGCCGCAGCCGCTGGACATCTCCGGCACCCTTGCGGAACAGGGCGGGTGGACGTTCCGCGTGGTGGCCGAGGACGACGGCCCGACCCTGCTGCGGGCCGACGCCCACGGGGTGTGGACGCCGGTGTACCGCTTCGCCTCGCAGCCGCTGGACATCCCGGACTACGCGTGGATCGTCGACTTCCACCTGACGGCCGAGGATTCCCCGCTGACCGGCAGCCTGCTGTGCTCGCGCACTCTGCCCGACGGCAAGGTCGCCGTCCTCGGCGACAACGTCGTACGGGCCCGCGGCGGCACCCAGACCATCGACTACCTCGCCGACGCCGACGAAGCGGCACAGGCGCTCGGGGAAGTCCTCGCGGGCCACCCCGAACTCGTCGCCGAGGCAGTCGGGGCCTGGCGCAAAGCCAGGGCGAACCGGCGCGAAAAGGCACGCCGAATCATCTGAACCCGCTCACCGAAACGAACAGGAATCGTCGCATGGGCATATTCGGAAAACCGCTTGAGCGGTCCTGGGGAGTGGGGATCCGGGCGGTCGGCGGATATCTCCCCGAGAAGTCGGTCAGCAATACCGACCTGGAGGAGATCCTCCTCACCCGGGACGACTGGATCAGGGCGAACATCGGTGTCGAGACCCGCCGGATGGCCGCCGACGACGAGCGCACCTCCGACCTCGGGGCCGCCGCCCTCAAGGACGCCTGCGCCCGCGCGGGCATCGACCCCGCCGAGGTCGACCTCGTCATCTGCGGCACCTACACCCCCGACAACATGGCACCGCCCGCCGCGATGCTGGTGATCGACAAGGCGGGCGCGCACGGCGCCACCGGGTTCGACATCAACAGCGGTGCCTGCCCCGGCGGGGTGTTCGCCCTGGACGTCGGTGCCAAGTACCTCGCCTCCGGCGAGTACCGGCGTGTCGCCGTGGTCCTCGCCGACGTCAACACCCGGACCATGGACTGGAAGGACCCCGGCCCGGCCGTCATCTTCGGCGACGGAGCCGCCTGCTACCTGCTGGAGCGCTGCCGCCCCGAACGGGGCCTCGGCCCCACCCTGCTGCACAGCGACCCGACCCGCTACCAGTCGGTCTGGGTGGCCCGCGAGAAGCGCGCCCTGCGCGACGGCACTCCGCTGACCAGCGGCTTCGGCGACAACTTCGCCCAGCTGTCGGGCCGCGACGTGCACGACTTCGCGGTCGGTGAAGTCCCCGTTCTCATCAAGGAGTTGCTCGCCCGGGCCGACCGCAGGGCCGACGCCATCGACCTGTTCGCGCTGCACCAGGCGAACCTCTACATCGTCCGCGGCATCATGGCCGCCCTCGGCGTCCCCGAGGACCGCACCGTCACCAACATCGAGAAGTACGGCAACACCTCGGGAGCCAGCGTGCCCCTGGTGCTGCGCGAGGCCCAGGACCTCGGCAGGCTCGCACCGGGCGACGAGGTCGTGCTCGCCGCGTTCGGCTCCGGCCTGAGCGTCGGGGTCGCGCTGCTGCGCTGGTGCGGCGCCGAGGACTTCGAGACGGTGGCGACCTCGTGAACACCCTGCCCCCGCCCACCCGTTCCGCCTTCCGCGGCGCCCCGACCGGCCTGCTCGGACTCGGCACCTACCTGCCCTCGCGCAAGATCACCAACGAGGAGATCGCCGAGCGGATCGACAGCTCCGACGAGTGGATCCGCAGCCGCTCCGGCATCCGCGTCCGCTACTGGGCCGAACCGTCCGAGACGGTCGAGTACATGGCCGCCACCGCAGCCGAACGGGCCCTGGAACACGCCGGGATCGACGCCCGCGAGGTCGGATGCGTGATCGTGTCGACCGTCTCCCACCTGCACCAGTTCCCCTCCCTCGCGGCCGGGGTCGCCCACCGCATCGGGGCTGGCGCACCCGGGGCCTTCGACATCTCCGCCGGCTGCGCGGGCTTCTGCTACGGGCTGTCCCTCGCGTCCGACATGATCACCGCGGGCAGCGCCCGCCACGTCCTGGTCATCGCCGTCGAACGGCTCTCCGAACTCCTCGACCCCACCGACCGCCACACCGCGTTCCTGTTCGGCGACGGGGCGGGCGCCGCCGTCGTCGGACCGAGCGACGAGCCCGGCGTGGGGCCCGTGGTGTGGGGTTCCGACGGCTCCCAGAAGGACACCATCCGGCAGACGCACTCCTGGGCCGCGCTGCGCGAGACACCTGGACCGGGCCGGCCGTACATCACCATGGACGGTCGCGAGGTCTTCCGGTGGGCCGCCTACCAACTCGGCCCGATCGCCGAAGAGGCCCTGGCACGGGCCGGGGTGAGCGCCGCCGACCTCGACGCCTTCGTCCCGCACCAGGCCAACGCCCGGATCACCGATGAACTGGTCAAGGGCCTCGGCCTGCCCGCCGAAGTCGCCGTGGCCCGCAGCGTCGAGATCCACGGCAACACCTCCGCGGTGTCCGTCCCGCTCGCCATCGAGGAACTGCTCGCCGGCGGCGACGCCACGCCAGGCGGCCTCGCGCTGCTGCTGTCCTTCGGCACCGGCCTCGTCTGGGCCGGCCAGGTCGTACGGCTGCCCCCGGCACCCTCCGGGCCGCCCCGGCCGGCCGCCACCGCACCCACCACCGACACCACCCCCACCGCACCCACGAAGGAGACCCGATCATGACCGCAGTGCAGAGCGACACCCTCCAGACCCTCAAGGAGATCCTCGACGAGGTCGCCGGAGTACCGGCCGAGGACGTCACACCCGACAGCTCCTTCACCGAGGACCTCGCCCTGGACTCGCTGACCGTCGTGTCGCTGTTCGTCCTGGTCCAGCGCCGCTTCGGCACCGAGGTACCCAACGAGGTCTTCGACCAGCTCACCACCGTCGGCAAGGCGGTCGCCTACCTCGAACGCGGAGAGATCCCGGCCTGACGGCCGCCACCCGCCCGACTCGACGAGCCGGAAAGGCAGTTCATGCATCTCATGGCCAGGCCGACCAGAAAGCCGCTGCGCGGCGAGCTGCTGGTCCCTCCGTCCAAGTACCACGTGCACCGCGCGCTGATCCTCGCCTCCCTCGCCGAGGGCACCAGCCGGATCCAGGGCGTCTCCGACGCCCGCCATGTGCGGTACACCGTCCGCCTGCTGCGCGACCTCGGCACCCGTATCACCGTCGAGGGCGACACCTACGTCGTGACCGGCGGCCGCTACCGGCCGAGCGGCCCCTCCGTCTCGGCCGGCAGCTCCGGTACGACGCTGTACTTCATGCTCGGCCTCGCCTCACTGGCCGACGCCCCCGTCACCGTGACCGGCCAGAAGTACTTCCGGCGCCGGCCGGTCGGGCCGCTGCTCGACGCGCTGCGGGACCTGGGCGTGCACCTGGAGTCCGCCGACGGCTGCCCGCCCGTTCACCTGACCCCTGGCCGTCCCACCGGCGGCCGGGTGGTCATCCCCGGCACCCTGTCGCAGTGGATATCGGGGCTGCTGCTGCTCGCCCCGTTCGCCTCCGGACCCACCGTGGTCGAGGTCGAGGGCGAACTCAACGAACGCCCGTACGTGGAGCTCACGGTGGCGATGATGCGCCGCTTCGGACTGCGGGTGGGCGTCGCCGACGACTGGCGGCGCTTCGAGATCGAGCCCGGCCAGTCGGCCCGCCCCACCGACCTGGTCCTGCCGCCCGATGTCGGCTCGGCCGCGTTCGGCATCGCCGCCGCCGCCCTGCACCCCTCCGACGTCCTGCTGCGCGGGATCACCCGGCTCGACGGCGACCCCGGCGACCACCCGGAGATCGGCTTTCTGGACGTCGTACGGCGCATGGGTGTGCCGATGGCCCTCGACGAGGCGGCGGGCGGGGTCCGCATCCGCCATGACGGCACCCGCCTGCGCGGCACCACCGTCGACTGCCGGCAGGTGCCCGACATGCTCCCGGTGCTGTCCACACTGGCCGCCCTCGCCGACGGCGAGACCGTCTTCGAGCACGTCGGGCATGTTCGGCTCAAGGAGTCCGACCGGGTCGCCGCCATGCTCCAGCTCAACGCGATGGGCGCCGACCTCGCCCTGGACGGCGACCGGCTGCGGGTGCGCGGCGTCGGCAGCCTCACGGGCGCCCGGCTGTCCTCGTACAACGACCACCGGATCCTGATGTCGCTGGCTCTGGCCGGTACCCGGGCGCACGGCGCCACCACCCTCACCTACCCGAAGGCGTACCAGATCTCCTACCCGGGGTTCCTGACCGACATGACCGGTCTCGGGCTGCGGCTGAGCGTCGAACAGGGCCGCGGGCCCGCCGCGAGCACCGCCCCCGCCGACCAGTTGCGCCACTGGGCCGCCCACCGCCCCGACGAGACCGCCCTGGTCGACGCCCGGGAGGACCACGACACCAGGCTGACCTGGGCCGAGCTGGACCGGCGCGTCGACCGCGCCGCCACCGCCCTGCTCGGCCTCGGGGTGCGACCGGGCGAGGCCGTGGCCTACCAGTTGCCCAACTGGGCGGAGTTCGTCGAGGTCTCCCTCGCCGTCCTGCGCATCGGCGCCGTCTGCTGCCCGCTCATGCCGATCCTGCGCCAGCGCGAGATGGCGTTCGCGCTGCGCCGCTCCGGCGCGAGCGTGCTGCTCGTCGCCGACCGCTTCCGCAACCGCGACCACCGCCGCGAGACCGAGGCCTGGTTCGCCGAGGAACCCGCGGGCCGCGCCCGGGTACGGCATGTCGCCGTCGTCAGCGGCGACCGCGAGCCGGTGGAACTGCCCGTCGGCACACCCGGTGTGACCTGGCACGACTGGGGCAGCCTCACGGCCGGCACCGAGATCGACCCGGCCGCGCTCGCCGCCCGCCGCCCTCGCCCCGACGCACTGTCCCAACTGCTGTTCACCTCCGGCACCACCGGCGAACCCAAGGGAGTCCTGCACCGCAACGACACCCTCGCGCACGCCGCCCGCCTCCAGGCCGAACGCATCGGCCTCGACGACCGTGACGTGGTCTTCATCCCCTCCCCGCTCGCCCACCAGACCGGCTTCCTCTACGGCATGTGGTCGGCGATCGCCCTCGGAGCGCCCCAGCTCCTCCAGGCGCACTGGGACCCGCGCACCGCTCTGCGCGTGATGGGCGCACACGGCGCCACGTTCATGCAGGCCGCGACGCCGTTCCTGGCCGACCTGGTCAAGGAGGTCGAGGCGGGCGGCGCCGCCCCCGAGACGCTCGGCGCGGTCGTGGTGACCGGTGCCGCCGTGCCGCGGACCCTGGCCGAGCGGGCCACCGCCGTCCTCGGCACCGCCGTGTGCGGCGCGTTCGGCACCACCGAGACCTGCCTCGGCTCGCTCTCCGCGCCCAGCGACCCGCCCGCGAAGGTGTGGGGCACCGACGGCCGCGCCCTGCCCGGTGTCGGACTGCGCGTCACCGACGACAGCGGACGGACTCTGCCCGCCGGCAGCGAGGGCCACTTCGAGGTCCGCTCGGACACCTCCTTCGTCGGCTACCTGGACCGCCCCGACCTGACGGCCGAGGCCTGGGCCGC is a genomic window containing:
- a CDS encoding acyl carrier protein, producing MTAVQSDTLQTLKEILDEVAGVPAEDVTPDSSFTEDLALDSLTVVSLFVLVQRRFGTEVPNEVFDQLTTVGKAVAYLERGEIPA
- a CDS encoding ketoacyl-ACP synthase III, which gives rise to MGIFGKPLERSWGVGIRAVGGYLPEKSVSNTDLEEILLTRDDWIRANIGVETRRMAADDERTSDLGAAALKDACARAGIDPAEVDLVICGTYTPDNMAPPAAMLVIDKAGAHGATGFDINSGACPGGVFALDVGAKYLASGEYRRVAVVLADVNTRTMDWKDPGPAVIFGDGAACYLLERCRPERGLGPTLLHSDPTRYQSVWVAREKRALRDGTPLTSGFGDNFAQLSGRDVHDFAVGEVPVLIKELLARADRRADAIDLFALHQANLYIVRGIMAALGVPEDRTVTNIEKYGNTSGASVPLVLREAQDLGRLAPGDEVVLAAFGSGLSVGVALLRWCGAEDFETVATS
- a CDS encoding arylamine N-acetyltransferase, which codes for MEFAPHSPSPADSDRLPWPEYLDRIGYTGPVEPTADCLRALLTAHLGAVPYEMLESLEGIRPSLEYGDIFEKLVRRRRGGTCLEATPLFGAFLRSAGFDVRLVAAQMWRVSGEWWPHWDHLVLLVTVEGTTYLVDVGFLMLSPPQPLDISGTLAEQGGWTFRVVAEDDGPTLLRADAHGVWTPVYRFASQPLDIPDYAWIVDFHLTAEDSPLTGSLLCSRTLPDGKVAVLGDNVVRARGGTQTIDYLADADEAAQALGEVLAGHPELVAEAVGAWRKARANRREKARRII
- the aroA gene encoding 3-phosphoshikimate 1-carboxyvinyltransferase, with product MHLMARPTRKPLRGELLVPPSKYHVHRALILASLAEGTSRIQGVSDARHVRYTVRLLRDLGTRITVEGDTYVVTGGRYRPSGPSVSAGSSGTTLYFMLGLASLADAPVTVTGQKYFRRRPVGPLLDALRDLGVHLESADGCPPVHLTPGRPTGGRVVIPGTLSQWISGLLLLAPFASGPTVVEVEGELNERPYVELTVAMMRRFGLRVGVADDWRRFEIEPGQSARPTDLVLPPDVGSAAFGIAAAALHPSDVLLRGITRLDGDPGDHPEIGFLDVVRRMGVPMALDEAAGGVRIRHDGTRLRGTTVDCRQVPDMLPVLSTLAALADGETVFEHVGHVRLKESDRVAAMLQLNAMGADLALDGDRLRVRGVGSLTGARLSSYNDHRILMSLALAGTRAHGATTLTYPKAYQISYPGFLTDMTGLGLRLSVEQGRGPAASTAPADQLRHWAAHRPDETALVDAREDHDTRLTWAELDRRVDRAATALLGLGVRPGEAVAYQLPNWAEFVEVSLAVLRIGAVCCPLMPILRQREMAFALRRSGASVLLVADRFRNRDHRRETEAWFAEEPAGRARVRHVAVVSGDREPVELPVGTPGVTWHDWGSLTAGTEIDPAALAARRPRPDALSQLLFTSGTTGEPKGVLHRNDTLAHAARLQAERIGLDDRDVVFIPSPLAHQTGFLYGMWSAIALGAPQLLQAHWDPRTALRVMGAHGATFMQAATPFLADLVKEVEAGGAAPETLGAVVVTGAAVPRTLAERATAVLGTAVCGAFGTTETCLGSLSAPSDPPAKVWGTDGRALPGVGLRVTDDSGRTLPAGSEGHFEVRSDTSFVGYLDRPDLTAEAWAADGWYRTGDLAVIGSDGYVRITGRVKDVINRGGEKVPVAEIEELLHQHPAIDEVAVVGTPDERLGERACAYASLADGADLDLEAMRKYLDQQQVSKHYWPERLEIVARLPRNPAGKVQKFVLRQWAETRRPAPLQEQQA
- a CDS encoding beta-ketoacyl-ACP synthase III, with protein sequence MPPPTRSAFRGAPTGLLGLGTYLPSRKITNEEIAERIDSSDEWIRSRSGIRVRYWAEPSETVEYMAATAAERALEHAGIDAREVGCVIVSTVSHLHQFPSLAAGVAHRIGAGAPGAFDISAGCAGFCYGLSLASDMITAGSARHVLVIAVERLSELLDPTDRHTAFLFGDGAGAAVVGPSDEPGVGPVVWGSDGSQKDTIRQTHSWAALRETPGPGRPYITMDGREVFRWAAYQLGPIAEEALARAGVSAADLDAFVPHQANARITDELVKGLGLPAEVAVARSVEIHGNTSAVSVPLAIEELLAGGDATPGGLALLLSFGTGLVWAGQVVRLPPAPSGPPRPAATAPTTDTTPTAPTKETRS